One Thermofilum pendens Hrk 5 DNA segment encodes these proteins:
- a CDS encoding PLP-dependent cysteine synthase family protein — protein MDARFRGDEHLRRVLEVASRILREGRVKCLSGRPEDALVEEALAMLGCRVPRCGEAPAECSLEELGFYEDVSPSTLRVFNSTEELLYKNWPTPLVRLNSLGDGKVRAWAKLEFFNPFSMSVKDRIGWYMVKKLLEKHPGASLALYEATSTNTGMALAAMGAIKGFRVKLFLPETIQKASDTLLSVMGAEVRRVPKSLTVEFIDDVEHLAKEEGGVHLNQFENDANFGVHLRYTAKELDLQVRSAKLNLRGIVGGLGTSGHLSALSLYFKSRYSDVKIYGVQPAPGTVIPGIRRVETGMKWVHYVSVDKVVDVTPEEAVAHAVKVARREGILVGLSSGAVTAAFEALYSGGELPEGDYVLVYPDHGFKYVEQFSKYLPIIHQR, from the coding sequence GTGGACGCGCGTTTCCGCGGAGACGAGCACTTGAGGAGAGTGCTCGAAGTAGCTTCGAGGATTCTTAGGGAGGGCCGCGTTAAGTGCTTGTCCGGGAGGCCCGAGGACGCCCTAGTGGAGGAGGCCCTCGCTATGCTCGGGTGCAGGGTTCCGCGGTGCGGAGAGGCGCCCGCGGAGTGTAGCCTGGAGGAGCTCGGCTTCTACGAAGACGTGTCGCCGTCCACCCTTAGGGTTTTCAACAGCACCGAGGAGCTCCTCTACAAGAACTGGCCCACGCCCCTCGTGAGGCTCAACTCTCTGGGCGACGGGAAGGTGCGCGCCTGGGCTAAGCTCGAGTTCTTCAACCCGTTCAGCATGAGCGTTAAGGACAGGATTGGCTGGTACATGGTGAAGAAGCTCCTCGAAAAGCATCCCGGCGCGAGCCTCGCGCTCTACGAGGCGACGAGCACGAACACGGGGATGGCGCTCGCTGCGATGGGCGCAATTAAAGGGTTCAGGGTGAAGCTCTTCCTCCCGGAGACTATCCAAAAGGCTTCCGACACTCTGCTGTCAGTCATGGGGGCAGAAGTGCGCAGAGTGCCGAAAAGCCTCACAGTCGAGTTTATAGACGACGTGGAGCACCTAGCGAAAGAGGAGGGCGGGGTACACCTAAACCAGTTCGAAAACGACGCGAACTTCGGGGTACACCTGAGGTACACGGCCAAGGAGCTAGACCTCCAGGTTAGAAGCGCAAAGCTAAATCTGCGCGGCATCGTAGGGGGGCTGGGGACCTCCGGGCACCTCTCAGCGCTCTCGCTGTACTTTAAGAGCAGGTACAGCGACGTGAAGATATACGGCGTTCAACCCGCCCCCGGCACCGTGATCCCCGGGATCAGGAGGGTGGAGACGGGTATGAAGTGGGTTCACTACGTATCCGTGGACAAGGTGGTCGACGTAACCCCGGAGGAGGCGGTCGCCCACGCCGTGAAGGTGGCGAGGAGGGAGGGGATACTGGTGGGGCTCAGTAGCGGAGCGGTAACGGCGGCGTTCGAGGCTCTCTACAGCGGCGGCGAGCTACCCGAGGGCGACTACGTACTCGTATACCCCGACCACGGCTTCAAGTACGTAGAGCAGTTCTCCAAGTACCTTCCAATAATCCACCAGCGCTGA
- a CDS encoding rubrerythrin family protein, producing MKLHEITRDLLLSAFGGESMAHMRYLVFAEIADREGFPNVARLFRAIAYAEFVHAKNHYGNLGDYKEAFPVYAGTPAGPGTTSKNLELAIMGEEYEVNEMYPAYIEVARFQGEKGAERSFRWALEAEKIHAKLYREAKASVDQGKDWPIDGKVWVCPVCGHTYVGPEPPEKCPICGAPREKYQGF from the coding sequence ATGAAGCTCCACGAAATAACAAGAGACTTGCTTCTAAGCGCCTTCGGCGGAGAGTCAATGGCGCACATGAGGTACCTGGTGTTCGCCGAGATAGCCGATAGAGAAGGTTTCCCAAACGTCGCTAGACTCTTCAGAGCAATAGCCTACGCCGAGTTCGTGCACGCGAAAAACCACTACGGGAACCTCGGCGACTACAAGGAGGCTTTCCCCGTGTACGCCGGCACCCCAGCGGGGCCTGGAACTACCTCCAAGAACCTCGAACTAGCCATAATGGGCGAGGAATACGAGGTTAACGAGATGTACCCAGCCTACATCGAGGTCGCCAGGTTCCAGGGCGAGAAGGGGGCCGAGAGGAGCTTCCGCTGGGCCCTCGAAGCGGAGAAGATCCACGCGAAGCTATACAGGGAGGCTAAAGCCAGCGTAGACCAAGGAAAGGACTGGCCGATAGACGGGAAAGTCTGGGTATGCCCCGTATGCGGGCACACGTACGTTGGACCAGAGCCGCCCGAGAAGTGCCCGATCTGCGGAGCCCCGAGAGAGAAATACCAGGGGTTCTGA
- a CDS encoding heavy-metal-associated domain-containing protein, giving the protein MPLKKATLKVSGIGCGSCVAPSKAHLLRVPGVVAVYVFGSRVEVVYDEERTSLDEVLKSSGVNEYYFVQVLSVESVDDSLGASGRSEKTETLRLNL; this is encoded by the coding sequence ATGCCTTTAAAGAAAGCCACACTCAAGGTCTCCGGGATAGGGTGCGGTAGCTGCGTGGCTCCAAGCAAGGCACACCTGCTCCGAGTACCCGGCGTAGTAGCCGTATACGTGTTCGGCTCGCGCGTAGAGGTCGTATACGACGAGGAGAGAACGAGCCTAGACGAAGTACTGAAGTCTAGCGGGGTTAACGAGTACTACTTCGTACAGGTACTCTCCGTAGAGAGCGTAGACGACTCGCTGGGAGCCTCGGGGAGGAGCGAGAAGACCGAGACCCTCCGCCTAAACCTGTAG
- a CDS encoding TrmO family methyltransferase domain-containing protein encodes MQAKGFEERVLACRYSCFRSPVALSVVRLVKREGRLLCVEGLDLFDGTPVLDIKPCQSTRMHAHRSGFRRG; translated from the coding sequence ATGCAAGCAAAAGGTTTCGAGGAAAGAGTCTTAGCGTGCAGGTATTCGTGCTTCAGGAGTCCCGTAGCGCTTAGCGTGGTGAGGCTTGTGAAGCGTGAGGGTAGGCTTCTCTGCGTGGAGGGGCTAGACCTCTTCGACGGTACCCCTGTGCTGGACATAAAGCCATGCCAGTCGACGAGGATGCACGCGCACCGGAGTGGCTTTCGAAGGGGCTAA
- a CDS encoding type II toxin-antitoxin system VapC family toxin: MPVVDTEFLFALSPGDPRHGRALRLLSMKGLKVPDTALLEFQVVLRARGRKPGEIAAAMNALKHVFKSYRVREVSTIGTELFVRQAELEEKYGLSYFDSMIAASALAVDGVIVSDDRAFDRVPGLRRIPLG; encoded by the coding sequence ATGCCTGTCGTTGATACGGAGTTTCTTTTCGCTTTGAGCCCCGGCGACCCGAGACATGGGAGGGCTTTAAGGTTGCTGTCTATGAAGGGGTTGAAGGTCCCCGATACCGCTCTGCTAGAATTCCAGGTCGTGTTGCGGGCAAGAGGCAGGAAGCCCGGCGAGATAGCCGCTGCGATGAATGCCTTGAAACACGTTTTCAAAAGCTACAGGGTTAGAGAGGTTTCTACGATTGGCACGGAGTTGTTTGTTAGGCAGGCAGAGTTGGAGGAAAAGTACGGGCTGAGCTATTTCGACAGCATGATAGCAGCCTCGGCGCTAGCCGTAGACGGCGTTATTGTCTCGGATGACAGGGCTTTCGATAGGGTGCCAGGCTTGCGGAGAATACCGCTGGGCTGA
- a CDS encoding AbrB/MazE/SpoVT family DNA-binding domain-containing protein yields the protein MSESVRVGKRFTVVIPKSVREKVGLKEGDLLEVRVEGGRIVLERKDFNPFKVLAEVIGEPYREERDERKAEEWLRNACR from the coding sequence ATGTCGGAATCTGTTAGAGTTGGGAAGAGGTTCACAGTGGTTATCCCAAAGAGCGTGAGGGAGAAGGTCGGCCTAAAAGAGGGGGATCTACTGGAGGTTAGGGTGGAGGGGGGTAGGATAGTCCTTGAGCGTAAAGATTTCAATCCGTTCAAAGTTCTCGCAGAGGTTATCGGGGAACCTTACAGGGAAGAGAGGGACGAAAGAAAGGCGGAAGAGTGGTTGAGGAATGCCTGTCGTTGA
- a CDS encoding AMP-binding protein, with protein sequence MVPEQARRVVPPSARFKVMTLAEYRRVYRESVEDVYGFWSSYARLLLWRKPWERVVEGEAPRVRWFAGGELSPYENVVSRHRGTPVWRKVAVLYESESGDAEVLTYEGLDALAGRIAGWLESVGVGRGDWVTVYSPPNPESLAFMLAAMRVGAPFEPVFTGFGYYELAKRIARRGSRVVFTVDGYTRRGREVDTLGSVLRAVEESGAKPVLLVSERLGRKVPAAPGVYTLDEALSSGAYSGSAVLGSSEPLFGLHSAYRDDFKPLSYPAAGFLVQVYATSRWIGLKPRETLFNTVWPGWITGVSYLVFGPLMTGSTVVLYDGAPDWRGWDRWISIVESYGVTLLLTTSGALRLMSRQPAELFRSHDYDSLKAVLVTAEPLDAETWGWAYSVLGTLKRPLVDSVPSELSGAIPVLDLYIQSEVGTFLVGNLPSYTFTHIVPGTCGPPMPGFHVEVLEDGRLVVRKPWPAIPVEAPGDFWEKWREGFYDTGDAARYSVDGYIEVLGRRDGVMKVSGYRVSPGAIERVVAGVPGVRGVRVYARPDPLKFEVPVVSVEGSADPEAVRKAVREKLGPILEPAQVTVPQESHSA encoded by the coding sequence GTGGTGCCGGAGCAGGCTAGGAGGGTTGTACCGCCGTCGGCTAGGTTCAAGGTGATGACGCTCGCGGAGTACAGGAGGGTGTATCGGGAGAGCGTGGAGGACGTCTACGGATTCTGGTCCTCCTACGCGCGCCTGTTGCTGTGGAGGAAGCCCTGGGAGAGGGTCGTGGAGGGCGAGGCTCCCAGGGTTAGGTGGTTCGCGGGCGGCGAGCTGAGCCCCTACGAGAACGTTGTCTCGAGGCACAGGGGCACCCCTGTCTGGAGGAAGGTCGCCGTCCTCTACGAGTCGGAGAGCGGGGACGCCGAGGTTCTGACGTACGAGGGGCTCGACGCGCTGGCGGGGAGGATAGCCGGCTGGCTCGAAAGCGTCGGGGTGGGGAGGGGGGACTGGGTCACTGTCTACTCGCCGCCGAACCCCGAGTCGCTGGCATTCATGCTGGCGGCGATGAGGGTGGGCGCCCCCTTCGAGCCCGTCTTCACGGGCTTCGGCTACTACGAGCTGGCGAAGCGCATAGCGAGGAGGGGCTCCAGGGTTGTATTCACTGTGGACGGCTACACCCGCAGGGGGAGGGAGGTGGACACGCTTGGAAGCGTGCTCAGGGCGGTCGAGGAATCGGGGGCTAAGCCCGTCCTGCTCGTCTCGGAGAGGCTGGGAAGGAAGGTCCCGGCGGCGCCCGGCGTCTACACGCTCGATGAAGCTCTCTCCTCGGGCGCCTACAGCGGTAGCGCCGTCCTCGGCTCCTCGGAGCCCCTCTTCGGCCTCCACTCGGCCTACAGGGACGACTTCAAGCCGCTGTCCTACCCGGCTGCGGGCTTCCTCGTACAGGTCTACGCGACGTCTAGGTGGATAGGCCTCAAGCCCCGCGAGACTCTCTTCAACACAGTCTGGCCGGGCTGGATAACCGGTGTCTCCTACCTCGTCTTCGGCCCCCTGATGACGGGCTCCACTGTCGTTCTCTACGACGGCGCGCCGGACTGGAGGGGCTGGGACAGGTGGATAAGCATCGTCGAGAGCTACGGTGTCACGCTGCTCCTGACGACCTCGGGTGCCCTCAGGCTCATGTCGAGGCAACCGGCGGAGCTTTTCCGGAGCCACGACTACGACTCCCTGAAGGCAGTGCTGGTAACGGCGGAGCCCCTCGACGCCGAGACGTGGGGCTGGGCTTACAGCGTGCTGGGAACCCTCAAGAGGCCCCTCGTGGACTCCGTCCCCTCGGAGCTCTCGGGAGCTATACCCGTGCTGGACCTCTACATACAGAGCGAGGTGGGGACGTTCCTCGTCGGCAACCTCCCGAGCTACACGTTTACCCACATAGTCCCCGGTACCTGCGGCCCGCCGATGCCAGGCTTCCACGTCGAGGTCCTGGAGGACGGGAGGCTCGTGGTCAGGAAGCCTTGGCCCGCCATCCCCGTGGAGGCGCCGGGCGACTTCTGGGAGAAGTGGCGGGAAGGTTTCTACGACACGGGCGACGCCGCCCGCTACTCGGTTGACGGCTACATCGAGGTGCTCGGCAGGAGGGACGGCGTGATGAAGGTCAGCGGGTACAGGGTGAGCCCCGGCGCTATAGAAAGGGTGGTCGCGGGGGTCCCCGGGGTGAGAGGGGTCAGGGTCTACGCGAGGCCAGACCCCCTCAAGTTCGAAGTCCCCGTTGTATCGGTGGAGGGCTCCGCGGACCCCGAGGCCGTCAGGAAGGCTGTCAGGGAGAAGCTCGGCCCGATACTCGAACCCGCCCAAGTAACCGTGCCCCAGGAGTCTCACAGCGCTTAG
- a CDS encoding MBL fold metallo-hydrolase, translating to MRLKLGEVTLLLGEGVSVGILFGGKSIGVNAGGGYAYLFYTRCGYEPQGIGGDFYSPCGGRVVKPGDALELEGFRVRVVSGYRRAEQGGGVGYVFYLGGVKVYYAGPTGLVEEIVGLRGEDIDVALLPLGEGAMTPEEASEVVRTVRPRVAVPLRAGPERWLYRFRDLSLVYTQVVVPGRR from the coding sequence ATGAGGCTTAAGCTCGGCGAGGTAACGCTGCTACTTGGGGAGGGGGTCTCCGTCGGGATACTCTTCGGCGGGAAATCCATAGGCGTCAACGCGGGCGGAGGCTACGCGTACCTCTTCTACACCCGCTGCGGCTACGAGCCACAAGGCATCGGCGGCGATTTCTACTCCCCCTGCGGGGGACGCGTCGTGAAGCCTGGAGACGCCCTGGAGCTGGAGGGCTTCAGGGTTAGGGTCGTCAGCGGCTACAGGCGCGCGGAGCAAGGGGGAGGCGTCGGCTACGTGTTCTACCTAGGCGGGGTCAAGGTCTACTATGCCGGCCCGACGGGGCTAGTCGAGGAGATAGTAGGCCTCAGGGGCGAGGATATCGACGTCGCCCTCCTACCCCTCGGCGAGGGGGCCATGACGCCCGAGGAGGCATCCGAGGTCGTGAGGACGGTGAGGCCTAGGGTAGCGGTCCCCCTGAGGGCGGGGCCCGAGAGGTGGCTGTACAGGTTCCGCGACCTCTCACTCGTTTACACGCAGGTAGTCGTACCGGGGAGGAGGTGA
- the hypE gene encoding hydrogenase expression/formation protein HypE — protein MRRIPGGKGVVELADGQGGVETLRLLEELFFRRVKEHLKRVEGGVGIDFPDDGALIPLPGGGFLVVTADSYTVNPPFFPGGNIGSLAVHGSINDVVMMGGRPVAMLDTIVVEEGFPMGDLEAIVNSMLEALEKEGVPLIGGDFKVMPKGQLDRITVTTVGLGVARSPIVDKPRGGDKIVVTDYVGDHGAVILMLQMGMGDVEEIASGSLKSDSKPLTPLLPVFEKFAGYIHAARDPTRGGLAGVLNEWARSGGLLAVIREEEVPVRDAVRRFAEMLGVDPLYLASEGAAVLSVSPEVAEEVVSELRGRGFPNARVIGEFRENPKYRGFVVSETGVGGHRIIEPPRGVIVPRIC, from the coding sequence GTGAGGCGTATCCCGGGTGGCAAGGGGGTCGTAGAGCTAGCGGACGGCCAGGGGGGCGTGGAGACCCTCAGGCTCCTCGAGGAGCTCTTCTTCAGGAGGGTGAAGGAGCACCTCAAGAGGGTGGAGGGGGGCGTCGGGATAGATTTCCCGGACGACGGCGCGCTCATACCCCTGCCCGGCGGGGGCTTCCTCGTCGTCACGGCGGACTCTTACACCGTGAACCCTCCGTTCTTCCCGGGCGGGAACATAGGTAGCCTCGCGGTTCACGGATCGATAAACGACGTCGTGATGATGGGCGGGAGGCCTGTCGCCATGCTCGACACTATAGTGGTCGAGGAGGGCTTCCCGATGGGCGACCTGGAGGCCATCGTCAACTCTATGCTCGAGGCGCTCGAAAAGGAAGGTGTGCCGCTGATAGGCGGGGACTTCAAGGTCATGCCGAAGGGCCAGCTCGACAGGATAACTGTGACCACGGTGGGGCTGGGGGTTGCGCGTAGCCCCATAGTCGACAAGCCGAGGGGCGGCGACAAGATAGTCGTCACGGACTACGTCGGGGACCACGGCGCGGTCATCCTGATGCTCCAGATGGGGATGGGGGACGTCGAGGAGATAGCGAGCGGTTCTCTGAAGAGCGACTCGAAGCCCCTGACGCCGCTACTACCTGTCTTCGAGAAGTTCGCCGGGTACATCCACGCGGCGAGGGACCCGACCCGCGGGGGGCTCGCGGGTGTTCTGAACGAGTGGGCTAGGAGCGGCGGGCTCCTGGCTGTCATCAGGGAGGAGGAGGTGCCGGTGCGGGACGCCGTCAGGAGGTTCGCGGAGATGCTCGGCGTAGACCCCCTCTACCTCGCGAGCGAAGGCGCAGCGGTCCTCTCGGTCTCCCCCGAGGTAGCCGAGGAAGTAGTCTCCGAGCTCAGGGGGAGGGGTTTCCCGAACGCGAGGGTTATCGGGGAGTTCCGCGAGAACCCCAAGTACAGGGGCTTTGTCGTCTCCGAGACGGGGGTCGGCGGGCACAGGATTATCGAGCCACCTAGAGGGGTCATTGTCCCCAGGATATGCTGA
- a CDS encoding HypC/HybG/HupF family hydrogenase formation chaperone, producing the protein MCWGTPAVVLEVSGSTARVDYGDGVVREVFVGIAGDRVSRGDIVVVHAGVIISKISPEGLREEIEFLRGILQEAGEAEDALTALRENVLALAEKLKREG; encoded by the coding sequence GTGTGCTGGGGGACTCCGGCCGTCGTGCTGGAGGTTTCGGGCTCCACTGCTAGGGTGGACTACGGGGACGGGGTTGTCAGGGAGGTCTTCGTCGGCATAGCCGGGGACAGGGTCTCCAGGGGGGACATCGTGGTTGTCCACGCGGGCGTCATTATCTCCAAGATCTCGCCCGAGGGGCTCAGGGAGGAGATAGAGTTCCTCAGGGGGATACTCCAGGAGGCGGGCGAGGCCGAGGACGCGCTGACCGCGCTCAGGGAGAACGTGCTGGCGCTCGCGGAGAAGCTGAAGCGGGAGGGGTGA
- the hypD gene encoding hydrogenase formation protein HypD produces MEGQGLAFLEKLGYLEKAFRSNARLAGALRGYIARKFEEIRAREGRDYRIKIMDFCGTHEWTIVHFGLRSLMPEGVELVAGPGCPVCVTPSWYIERAIELSLSGVTVYTYGDTFKLRAVNPVDGVSSLEEARAAGGRVRLVVSLVDAVRDASRHGGESVFLGIGFETVAPGYARAVVSGSLPENLKLMSLVKLTPPAMFYSLDILRDKPTEPPVMGVIAPGHVSTVTGAKAWEPVAEQFQVPVVVSGFEPIDVLMGIAEIMRQLARGEYGVKVEYTRAVTWEGDLEAQAAIHEAFEAVDDAWRGIGFLPLSGLRLREKYGRLDALRHFGIEELTPEKWRKDTPPGCRCAEVTLGKAKPTDCPMFMKKCTPEKPYGPCMVSLEGTCAVWARFGGGGLADQIARDLALEAGLG; encoded by the coding sequence ATGGAGGGTCAGGGGCTCGCTTTTCTGGAGAAGCTTGGCTACTTGGAGAAGGCTTTCAGGTCTAACGCTAGGCTTGCCGGGGCGCTTAGGGGGTATATTGCCAGGAAGTTCGAGGAGATAAGGGCTAGGGAGGGGCGGGACTACAGGATCAAGATCATGGACTTCTGCGGGACTCACGAGTGGACTATCGTGCACTTCGGGCTTAGGAGCCTCATGCCGGAGGGGGTCGAGCTGGTGGCTGGGCCCGGGTGCCCTGTCTGCGTCACTCCTTCCTGGTACATCGAGAGGGCTATAGAGCTCTCCCTGAGCGGGGTGACCGTTTACACGTACGGGGATACCTTCAAGCTCCGCGCGGTGAACCCCGTGGACGGCGTCTCGTCCCTCGAGGAGGCTAGGGCGGCGGGGGGTAGGGTGAGGCTCGTGGTGAGCTTAGTGGACGCCGTGAGGGACGCCTCTAGGCATGGGGGCGAGTCGGTCTTTCTCGGTATAGGCTTCGAGACCGTTGCCCCCGGCTACGCCCGCGCGGTCGTCTCGGGGAGCCTCCCGGAGAACCTCAAGCTCATGAGCCTCGTTAAGCTCACGCCTCCAGCCATGTTCTACTCCTTGGACATCCTGCGCGACAAGCCCACGGAGCCGCCTGTCATGGGGGTGATAGCGCCGGGCCACGTGTCGACGGTTACCGGGGCGAAGGCGTGGGAGCCCGTCGCGGAGCAGTTCCAGGTGCCCGTGGTCGTGTCGGGGTTCGAGCCTATAGACGTGCTCATGGGTATCGCGGAGATCATGCGGCAACTGGCGAGGGGGGAGTACGGGGTCAAAGTGGAGTATACGCGGGCGGTGACGTGGGAGGGGGACCTGGAGGCGCAGGCGGCTATACACGAGGCGTTTGAAGCTGTGGACGACGCGTGGAGGGGGATAGGGTTCCTGCCGCTCAGCGGGCTTAGGCTCAGGGAGAAGTACGGGCGCCTGGACGCCTTGAGGCACTTCGGGATCGAGGAGCTGACGCCCGAGAAGTGGCGGAAGGACACTCCTCCCGGCTGTAGGTGCGCCGAGGTGACGCTCGGGAAGGCTAAGCCCACGGACTGCCCCATGTTCATGAAGAAGTGTACCCCCGAGAAGCCGTACGGGCCCTGCATGGTTTCCCTCGAGGGGACGTGCGCCGTCTGGGCTAGGTTCGGAGGGGGAGGGCTGGCGGACCAGATAGCTCGAGACCTAGCGCTGGAAGCCGGGCTGGGATAG
- a CDS encoding gluconokinase codes for MAIVVVDIGTTNIKTGIFNEDGRLLHSFTERVTLEVDASGRAEQNPYEIYSKVVSSLRQAAKFTKGEAEAIFFTSQMHSAMILDREGEPLSGLVTYLDTRPSQFIDEIDAESYELYQETGCPPLYVYPLIKIIYLRRLLNPRAGFKVAVSVKEFPLFKLTGHLAVDVSTASGAQMVDIRSLKWSEKAIEIAGLGEENLPELYIGEKEHLELSSEASTLTGFKKATPIYPGVSDAGAHSFGVIALERNVLALNVGTSAAIRVTEPSPVLDGRHMRFFSYYAGNSRWIVGGAVNNAGVAVEWFLRNFATAEEIVSETANIDRFTLLDIETRLSPPGANGLVFLPYLTGERFPIRDPYFRGAFYGASLSTTRNDMLRAIMEGVAFTLKMILEALKEHGLNPLLTHGGGGGLRIGTWRQIFSDVFGMPLYVVREHVEPTLVGGWIHYSLAQNRIGYREALALKDEILDGGAEPLAQNVEFYSKYFYLYFKFYQALKEYSREFHEFRKSLLKDFF; via the coding sequence ATGGCAATTGTTGTTGTGGACATTGGTACTACAAACATCAAAACGGGTATTTTTAACGAGGATGGGCGTCTTCTGCACTCGTTCACGGAACGTGTTACACTTGAGGTAGACGCATCCGGCAGGGCTGAGCAAAACCCCTATGAGATATACTCGAAAGTAGTTTCTTCTTTGAGGCAAGCCGCTAAGTTCACAAAAGGTGAGGCAGAAGCGATATTTTTCACTTCTCAGATGCACAGCGCAATGATTCTAGACAGAGAGGGCGAACCGCTTTCTGGGCTTGTAACGTACCTAGATACTCGCCCGTCACAATTCATAGATGAGATAGACGCGGAAAGCTACGAGCTGTATCAGGAAACGGGGTGCCCCCCTCTATACGTGTATCCATTGATAAAAATAATTTACCTGAGAAGGCTGTTAAACCCTAGAGCAGGCTTTAAGGTCGCCGTGTCCGTTAAGGAATTCCCCCTCTTCAAGCTAACTGGGCATCTAGCGGTGGACGTTTCGACCGCTTCGGGTGCTCAAATGGTGGATATACGTAGTCTTAAATGGAGCGAAAAAGCAATTGAGATAGCCGGGCTTGGCGAAGAAAACCTCCCAGAGCTGTATATCGGCGAGAAAGAGCATTTAGAGCTCTCCAGTGAGGCTTCGACACTTACAGGCTTTAAAAAAGCTACGCCGATATACCCCGGGGTATCAGATGCCGGTGCCCATAGTTTCGGAGTGATCGCCCTCGAGCGTAACGTTCTAGCATTAAACGTGGGTACGAGTGCCGCGATAAGAGTTACAGAGCCGTCTCCTGTCCTAGACGGAAGGCATATGCGCTTTTTCTCGTACTATGCCGGTAATTCACGGTGGATAGTAGGCGGGGCCGTGAACAACGCGGGGGTAGCCGTGGAGTGGTTTCTAAGAAACTTTGCTACTGCAGAGGAGATTGTATCCGAGACTGCAAACATTGATAGGTTCACTTTGCTAGACATAGAGACTAGGCTCTCGCCGCCCGGAGCTAATGGCCTAGTATTTTTACCTTACTTAACTGGAGAAAGATTCCCGATACGAGACCCATACTTCAGGGGTGCATTTTACGGCGCATCTCTATCTACAACGCGTAACGATATGCTTAGGGCAATAATGGAAGGAGTTGCTTTCACGCTGAAAATGATTCTAGAAGCCTTGAAAGAACACGGACTTAACCCTCTCCTTACTCATGGGGGAGGGGGAGGACTACGGATAGGTACTTGGAGGCAAATATTCTCTGACGTGTTCGGAATGCCTCTCTATGTGGTAAGGGAGCACGTAGAGCCTACACTAGTGGGAGGATGGATTCACTACTCTTTGGCTCAGAACAGAATCGGATACAGAGAAGCATTAGCATTGAAAGATGAAATTTTAGATGGTGGTGCCGAACCCCTTGCACAAAATGTCGAATTTTATTCGAAATACTTTTACTTATACTTTAAGTTTTATCAAGCATTGAAGGAGTATAGTAGAGAATTCCACGAGTTTAGAAAAAGCCTACTTAAAGATTTTTTCTGA
- a CDS encoding carbohydrate ABC transporter permease, whose product MGEGRKLVERLIIFAGSAILLLWIVIPTFWAFKTSISTPEEAWKPLPTKITLDNYLSLFNPSLEAILRGMGIRAALPDPMIVYIRNSLIVSLLASTIGVILGSLAGYNLARFDYKGKRVVTWLVLFAYVFPVFILIVPVLIIVRNLGLYNTLHGLALVHLAYTLPYSTLMMRSYFYGIPRVLEEAALIDGCTRFEALWRVVIPVSVPGFITAFIFSFTLSWNDLLFALVLLSSSRNYTLPIATTFFLWGGEIVDPGGLAATAIFAGLVPSVLYMLVQKYVVAGLIRGAVKA is encoded by the coding sequence ATGGGGGAAGGGAGGAAACTGGTTGAAAGATTAATTATCTTTGCAGGCTCTGCGATCTTACTGCTTTGGATAGTAATACCGACGTTCTGGGCTTTTAAAACAAGTATTTCTACACCTGAAGAGGCCTGGAAACCTCTACCAACAAAGATAACCTTGGACAATTACTTAAGTCTCTTTAACCCGTCGCTTGAAGCTATTTTACGTGGAATGGGAATAAGAGCCGCACTGCCTGACCCCATGATTGTATACATTAGGAACAGCCTTATCGTTTCATTGCTAGCATCTACAATAGGCGTTATTCTAGGCTCGCTTGCAGGCTACAACCTTGCGAGGTTCGACTACAAAGGGAAAAGAGTGGTTACATGGCTCGTTTTATTCGCATATGTCTTCCCAGTCTTCATACTGATAGTTCCCGTCTTAATCATCGTGCGGAACCTCGGACTCTATAACACACTTCATGGTCTAGCTTTAGTCCACTTAGCGTACACTTTACCCTACTCTACTCTGATGATGAGAAGCTACTTCTACGGTATACCCAGGGTTCTCGAAGAGGCCGCTTTAATAGATGGTTGCACGAGATTTGAAGCCTTATGGAGAGTCGTTATACCAGTGTCGGTTCCAGGCTTTATCACAGCGTTTATCTTCTCCTTCACTCTCTCCTGGAACGACCTACTCTTTGCATTAGTGCTTCTTAGCTCTAGCAGAAACTATACTCTCCCGATAGCGACGACATTCTTCCTATGGGGAGGCGAGATAGTGGATCCAGGAGGTTTAGCTGCCACGGCAATATTTGCAGGGCTTGTCCCCTCAGTTCTTTACATGCTGGTGCAGAAATACGTTGTAGCAGGATTGATAAGGGGAGCTGTTAAAGCCTAG